DNA from Leptotrichia trevisanii DSM 22070:
TTAGCTGGAGAAGATGTACCAATACCTTATAATCACGCTCTTGAAACAGCGATGGTTCCAAATGTGGAAAAAATTGTAGAAGCAATTAGAAAAGTAAAAAATAAACAGTAAACTTAATAATTATATAATTTAAGATTATAGTTAAGAAATACTGTTTAGTAAGAGGGGTTGCCCCTTGTTATTGGCAATCTATTTTGAATAAATTATTGAAAAATTAAAAAAAGAAAGGAAGAAGCTATGGAAAATAATGAGTTAAGAGCCACTCCTGCGGCACGTAAATTAGCACAGCAGATGGGACTTGATCTTTTTCTTGTAAAAGGTAGCGGAGCAAATGGACGTGTTCATAAGGAAGATGTGGAAACATTTAAATTTGAAAAGCATGTAAGAATATCGCCACTTGCTAGAAAAATAGCATTAGATCATAATATTGAACTTGAAAATGTCGTTGGGACAGGTCATAATGGGAAAATAATGCGGGATGATATTTTGAAATTGATTGCTAAGCCACAGGAAACAGAAGACTTGGCAAGACATGAAAAGGCTGTTGTCGCAGAAGAAAAAGCAGTTGCACAGCAGGATATAGAAATCGTGCCAATGACAGCAATGAGAAAAGTTATTTCAAAACGTATGACAGAAAGTTATTTGACAGCACCTACATTTGCACTTAATTATGAAATTGACATGACAGAAGCTATTGCACTTAGAAAAAAAATATTGGATACAATCTTGGAAAGTACAGGAAAGAAAATTACAATAACAGACATTATTTCGTTTGCAGTAATCAAGACTTTATTGAAGCATAAATTTGTAAATTCAAGTTTATCAGAAGATGGAACACAAATTATTCTGCATAATTATGTAAACTTGGCGATTGCAGTAGGATTTGATGGTGGGCTTCTTGTGCCGGTTGTAAAAGGTGCTGATAAAATGACACTTAGCGAACTAGTTGTTGAATCTAAGAAAATAGTGAAAAAAGCGCTAGATATGAAGCTGACACCTGATGAGCAAAGTGGAAGTACATTTACAATCAGTAATCTTGGAATGTTTGGAGTGCAAAGCTTTAATCCAATAATAAATCAGCCAAATTCAGCAATTTTAGGAGTTTCTTCTACAGTTGAAAAGCCTGTTGTTGTAAATGGTGAAATTACAGTTCGTCCAATGATGACTTTGACGCTTACAATCGATCATAGAGTGGTAGATGGACTTGCTGGGGCTAAATTTATGCAGGATTTGAAAAATGCTTTGGAAAATCCAATCTCTTTGTTAATTTAAAATTAGATAGAAAATATGAAATATAAAATTATTTGAGTATAAAGGAGTGAATTTTATGGCTACAGAGATAATTATGCCTAAAGCT
Protein-coding regions in this window:
- a CDS encoding dihydrolipoamide acetyltransferase is translated as MENNELRATPAARKLAQQMGLDLFLVKGSGANGRVHKEDVETFKFEKHVRISPLARKIALDHNIELENVVGTGHNGKIMRDDILKLIAKPQETEDLARHEKAVVAEEKAVAQQDIEIVPMTAMRKVISKRMTESYLTAPTFALNYEIDMTEAIALRKKILDTILESTGKKITITDIISFAVIKTLLKHKFVNSSLSEDGTQIILHNYVNLAIAVGFDGGLLVPVVKGADKMTLSELVVESKKIVKKALDMKLTPDEQSGSTFTISNLGMFGVQSFNPIINQPNSAILGVSSTVEKPVVVNGEITVRPMMTLTLTIDHRVVDGLAGAKFMQDLKNALENPISLLI